The Coregonus clupeaformis isolate EN_2021a unplaced genomic scaffold, ASM2061545v1 scaf2769, whole genome shotgun sequence genome includes a region encoding these proteins:
- the LOC123489131 gene encoding uncharacterized protein LOC123489131, which translates to MPSTTFSHHAVSTAEDIVNIIMQDLESVSQYTVDDADSFPLGEKKLEFQLKPRVVFDNLLDAAQTMYHRVKDRLNIFFSFPPVSVTTAKYVLDSTPVETLRRSKSADTALVEDRSRPPSVRSEKPLSKVCLAKRSKTLLSSSGSSTDHHVIDTCSEDVTLPTRSMSVVSNNGLKRASPLHGSGLSESCKPLVALKDVTVAVSQEGFSKTAKKTLSLILNVIKCRVANSESSSVGQIASEECLIATNMESLDQLPDMSAADEITRTESHTSIAMDETGSRSTLVSQQEINISDTNIIVKTIMGTLKTDDPEMTSAEEHLDRLLSVEALQGASGNLIAKVHGLIQEITINRQLQSMVGHRSLSQPALPKPALRKLSKDDASELIYNFAQTSVRRLLGQCMGRPLPPSAEMVLDQVIKLMTDVVMDSLTYVSKSTMEDDTSNATSDITHGVVADLNATEEFPARSLSPADVKADGMARLPSARGEETKKNRKWRFLPKMHKFPKIMIKLFKTKGEPKSHPKQDALPTKRLRETHISQDAECEVPEVPSTSPPKEDLTTTPAPAPQESQSRKRPLIVRVLHALSRAISKPFRGASGKKN; encoded by the exons ATGCCTAGCACCACCTTCTCACACCATGCGGTTTCTACAGCCGAAGATATAGTAAATATTATCATGCAAGACCTTGAAAGTGTATCCCAGTACACTGTGGACGACGCAGACTCCTTCCCACTAGGAGAGAAAAAGCTGGAGTTCCAGCTCAAACCCAGAGTTGTCTTTGACAACTTATTGGATGCTGCTCAAACCATGTACCACAGAGTAAAGGATAGACTGAACATCTTTTTCTCTTTTCCACCAGTGTCAGTCACCACAGCCAAATATGTGCTGGACTCCACCCCTGTGGAGACACTCAGACGTTCTAAGTCCGCTGACACTGCTCTTGTTGAGGACAGGAGCCGCCCTCCGTCTGTGAGAAGTGAGAAGCCTTTGTCAAAAGTCTGTTTGGCTAAAAGGTCTAAAACCCTTCTGTCTTCGAGTGGCTCTTCAACAGACCACCATGTAATTGACACATGCAGTGAGGATGTCACTCTGCCCACCAGGAGTATGTCAGTTGTGAGCAACAACGGTTTGAAGAGAGCCTCTCCTCTCCACGGCAGTGGATTGAGTGAAAGTTGCAAACCTCTTGTGGCTCTAAAAGACGTAACAGTGGCAGTCAGCCAAGAAGGCTTTAGCAAAACTGCAAAGAAGACGCTCAGCTTGATCCTAAATGTGATCAAGTGTAGAGTGGCCAACTCTGAGAGTTCATCTGTTGGGCAGATTGCAAGTGAGGAGTGTCTGATAGCCACTAACATGGAGAGCCTTGACCAGTTGCCTGACATGAGCGCTGCCGATGAGATCACAAGGACAGAATCCCATACCTCTATCGCAATGGACGAGACAGGTTCACGGTCAACGCTTGTGAGCCAACAAGAAATAAACATATCTGACACCAATATCATAGTGAAAACTATAATGGGCACATTGAAGACGGACGACCCAGAGATGACTTCAGCAGAAGAACATCTGGATAGGCTCCTGTCAGTTGAAGCCCTTCAAGGTGCATCTGGCAACCTGATCGCAAAGGTCCATGGTCTCATTCAGGAGATAACCATAAACCGTCAGCTTCAATCCATGGTTGGCCACAGAAGCCTCTCTCAACCAGCGCTGCCTAAACCAGCCCTGAGGAAGCTGTCAAAGGACGATGCCTCAGAGCTCATTTACAACTTTGCCCAGACTTCTGTTAGGAGACTCCTGGGGCAGTGTATGGGAAGGCCTTTGCCACCATCAGCTGAAATGGTTTTGGATCAGGTCATCAAGTTGATGACAGACGTGGTGATGGACAGCCTGACTTATGTGTCCAAGTCTACAATGGAGGATG ACACCAGCAATGCCACAAGTGACATCactcatggtgttgtagctgaccTTAATGCTACTGAGGAATTCCCTGCCAGGAGCCTTAGCCCGGCTGATGTAAAGGCTGACGGCATGGCCCGCCTTCCCTCTGCCAGAGGGGAAGAGACTAAGAAGAACAGGAAGTGGCGTTTCCTACCGAAAATGCATAAGTTTCCAAAGATCATGATTAAG CTGTTCAAGACAAAAGGGGAACCGAAGAGCCACCCTAAACAGGATGCACTGCCTACCAAACGTCTCAGAGAGACTCATATTTCACAGG ATGCTGAGTGTGAGGTTCCAGAGGTTCCATCCACTTCCCCTCCCAAGGAGGACCTGACAACCACACCGGCCCCTGCTCCCCAGGAGTCCCAGTCCCGTAAACGCCCACTCATAGTCAGGGTGTTACACGCTCTCTCCAGAGCCATCTCCAAACCATTCAGAGGAGCTTCTGGGAAGAAGAATTAG
- the LOC123489130 gene encoding uncharacterized protein LOC123489130, which produces MKDDHWNLLSENMRAGMSRHEFSAKCMDIVAWVMESTSTVVVPALDLTMQIELSDSPSSSGSGSNEAGEVTSLGRSVRFSCSGGPSRCTSARTACSTRTPTPFPSSHRCLTSLLSEDNERYVSSPEGGDREMRHRPHSAPLRSVFGISEDSVFDMVQSGQSQGDIVPPPKRSRQEKYRPSKMSTDGKFMMGIVELVINLLNSRWAELMRSVSQGTLVLLTGSISASQQFAQEMLSMATSKMYSHAIEHIALGHKSPLELERELEAILGPLAGQVIVIIIDSIIKAKINGGNEGRATSPLTYFLTAISAEIQSLVVHRSASRPSTRLSNNDPLLNISKSKVLRSVLLKMAELFGQGPSETCLVPLVQSQSNNSICDWTVNAGTIHPSTFLSDNRMIEVSSDVVDLVLEVFWITGFLDNRNPSRPQSACSHNSASGAIDMRALAGDLVRQVSVKLSPFVSESQLSTMSMTDLSSSFSDSTLKQLCSRSVVALVTACQAIKTELENQRPTNLAARDLLSSLVETIEDMDISDILRGPSAILEVAAVIKHPEMSTSTIYRSLLLDSSLASSKMVTESIIFNNPCPSEENVSIQKELPADKVDILHGQPVEEYIVKAEQCITQVIQDAAVTYTAALDKTDTCGKLSEILSVHVSSENIEEASSDLFGGIISDLLEVYEVNKASKRTKSGRKMFWVEVSSGSQKIYTKTLDKLRKLFTSHHLTEGKKYSCANRAFCNWTTCN; this is translated from the exons ATGAAGGACGA CCATTGGAATCTGCTGAGTGAGAATATGCGTGCCGGG ATGAGCAGACATGAGTTTAGTGCCAAGTGCATGGATATTGTAGCATGGGTGATGGAGTCTACATCCACTGTGGTTGTTCCCGCCCTTGACCTCACCATGCAGATAGAGCTCTCTGATTCGCCAAGCTCTTCTGGATCAGGAAGTAAtgaggcaggagaggtgacctcTCTTGGCCGCAGCGTCAGATTCAGCTGTAGTGGAGGACCCAGCAGGTGCACCAGCGCCAGAACCGCCTGCAGCACACGCACTCCCacgcctttcccctcctctcacag GTGTTTGACCTCTTTGCTGAGTGAGGACAATGAGCGATATGTCTCCTCACCTGAGGGTGGCGATAGAGAGATGAGACACAGACCACACTCAGCACCACTGAGATCTGTGTTTGGCATCTCTGAGGACTCTGTCTTCGACATGGTCCAGAGCGGCCAGTCGCAGGGTGACATCGTACCGCCGCCCAAACGGAGTAGACAGGAGAAATACAGACCTAGCAAAATGTCAACGGACGGCAAGTTTATGATGGGTATTGTCGAGTTGGTTATAAACCTTCTCAACTCCAGATGGGCTGAGCTAATGCGAAGTGTCAGTCAGGGAACTCTAGTTCTGCTGACTGGAAGTATCTCAGCAAGTCAACAGTTTGCCCAAGAGATGCTAAGCATGGCGACTTCTAAGATGTATTCCCATGCCATAGAGCATATTGCGCTCGGCCACAAGTCTCCCCTTGAGTTAGAGAGGGAGCTTGAGGCCATCTTGGGTCCTCTGGCTGGACAGGTCATAGTCATCATCATAGATAGCATCATCAAGGCTAAAATCAACGGAGGAAATGAGGGGAGAGCGACCAGCCCCTTGACCTATTTTCTAACTGCCATTTCGGCAGAAATACAAAGCCTAGTGGTTCACAGATCGGCTAGCAGACCATCCACCAGACTGTCCAACAACGACCCACTGCTGAACATTTCCAAGTCGAAGGTCTTAAGATCAGTTCTGCTCAAAATGGCAGAGCTCTTTGGCCAAGGTCCAAGTGAAACCTGTCTAGTTCCACTAGTCCAGAGTCAGTCCAACAACTCCATTTGCGACTGGACTGTGAATGCAGGCACCATTCATCCAAGTACATTTCTGTCCGACAACAGAATGATAGAAGTGTCATCCGATGTTGTGGATCTTGTACTTGAGGTTTTTTGGATAACAGGATTTTTGGATAACAGGAACCCGTCAAGGCCACAGAGTGCCTGCTCCCACAACTCAGCTAGTGGAGCAATAGATATGAGAGCTCTTGCTGGGGACTTGgtcagacaggtgtctgtcaaACTCAGCCCGTTTGTCTCTGAGAGtcaactctccaccatgtccatgACAGATCTGTCATCATCTTTTTCTGACTCCACCTTGAAGCAGTTGTGTTCTCGCTCTGTTGTTGCTCTGGTAACTGCCTGTCAAGCAATCAAAACAGAGCTCGAGAACCAGAGACCTACCAACCTGGCAGCCAGAGACCTACTATCGTCTCTGGTAGAGACCATTGAGGACATGGATATCTCTGACATCCTCCGGGGCCCGTCGGCCATTTTGGAGGTGGCTGCTGTGATAAAGCACCCAGAGATGTCCACCTCGACAATATACAGATCTCTGCTTCTCGACTCATCTCTCGCCTCCTCTAAGATGGTCACTGAGAGCATTATCTTCAACAACCCATGCCCATCAGAGGAGAATGTGAGTATTCAGAAGGAGCTCCCTGCTGATAAAGTTGACATCCTCCATGGTCAACCAGTGGAGGAGTATATTGTCAAAGCTGAGCAATGCATCACTCAGGTCATTCAGGATGCAGCTGTGACATATACTGCTGCGCTGGATAAAACCGACACTTGTGGGAAACTGTCGGAAATCCTATCTGTCCATGTTTCCTCAGAGAATATTGAGGAGGCATCCTCTGATCTCTTTGGTGGAATTATTTCCGACCTGCTTGAGGTATATGAGGTCAATAAGGCCTCCAAGCGTACGAAATCAGGTCGCAAAATGTTCTGGGTGGAAGTGAGTTCAGGTTCCCAGAAGATTTATACCAAAACCCTGGACAAACTAAGGAAGCTGTTCACCTCCCACCATCTCACTGAGGGAAAAAAATACTCCTGTGCAAATCGAGCTTTCTGCAACTGGACTACTTGTAACTGA